A genomic region of Zalophus californianus isolate mZalCal1 chromosome 11, mZalCal1.pri.v2, whole genome shotgun sequence contains the following coding sequences:
- the LOC113936864 gene encoding serum amyloid A-2 protein-like: MKLFTGLIFCSLALGVSSQWYAFVGEAARGAWDMMRAYSDMREANYKDSDKYFHARGNYDAAQRGPGGVWAAEKISNARENLQRVTDRFRYGDSGHGAEDSKADQAANLWGRSGKDPNHFRPPGLPDKY, encoded by the exons ATGAAGCTTTTCACGGGCCTCATTTTCTGCTCCTTGGCCCTGGGTGTCAGCAGCCAATGGTATGCATTCGTCGGTGAGGCTGCTCGAG GGGCTTGGGACATGATGAGAGCCTACTCTGACATGAGAGAAGCCAATTACAAAGATTCTGACAAATACTTCCATGCTCGGGGCAACTATGATGCTGCACAAAGGGGCCCTGGGGGTGTCTGGGCTGCTGAAAAGATCAG CAACGCCAGAGAGAATTTGCAGAGAGTCACAGACCGTTTTAGGTATGGAGACAGTGGCCACGGAGCGGAGGACTCGAAGGCTGACCAGGCTGCCAACTTATGGGGCCGCAGTGGCAAAGACCCCAACCACTTCCGACCCCCTGGCCTGCCTGACAAGTACTGA